The Rhodothermales bacterium genome includes a window with the following:
- a CDS encoding pyridoxamine 5'-phosphate oxidase family protein, with translation MATFYDALTDELQVFIEQQPIFFTGSAPADGRVNVSPKGMDSFRCFDARTVGYLDVTGSGNEAAAHIGENGRLTIMFCSFTRQTLILRLYGRGEVARRGTARWAELIDRFTLLRGARQIVVLHIDSVQTSCGYAVPIMEYVRDRDTLVKWAGGQTDEELVAYRERKNTRSIDGLPTGSWLLEGH, from the coding sequence ATGGCCACCTTTTACGATGCGCTCACGGACGAGCTCCAGGTGTTTATCGAGCAGCAGCCCATCTTTTTCACCGGATCCGCGCCGGCAGACGGGCGCGTCAACGTGTCGCCCAAGGGGATGGACAGTTTCCGGTGTTTCGATGCGCGGACGGTGGGGTATCTGGATGTGACGGGCAGCGGTAACGAGGCAGCCGCACACATCGGTGAGAACGGCCGGCTGACGATCATGTTTTGCAGTTTCACCCGGCAGACGCTCATCCTACGGTTGTACGGGAGGGGGGAAGTCGCCCGCCGCGGCACGGCACGATGGGCGGAGCTCATCGACCGGTTCACGCTGCTCCGCGGAGCCCGGCAGATCGTAGTGTTACATATCGACTCGGTGCAGACGTCCTGCGGGTACGCTGTGCCGATCATGGAGTATGTCCGCGACCGCGACACACTCGTCAAGTGGGCCGGGGGACAGACGGACGAGGAACTGGTGGCCTATCGCGAGCGGAAAAATACACGGAGTATCGATGGCCTGCCTACAGGGAGCTGGTTGCTGGAAGGCCATTAA